The DNA segment gaaaacttagAAAGTACAGATGTAGGGTAGTGGATCAGGTCATTTCCAATGATATGGGATAAAGTTTAATTTCTATAAAtagaaaatataatttttgtatattatcAGGtgatttaaaatataataataaattacTATTTATAATAATTGAAATTAGCAGGTCTTTTTTCACTTTCAGCCCgcgtcagaaactatttacatccgGTAGcagaaaaaatatatacaatttgtgtattttttgtatatatatatatatatacattcaaaTTTACATTTCTTCGGCTATTATATTGAGAGcggctatacagtgtcattttcccAAATTAAGTAAGTAGTAACGTAAAGCTTAAGACAAATATCCTTCTATAATATGTTGTTGAATTTGTCGggataaggtctgtgtacaccCCATCTTCCCCCGACTTCACTTTCAGAATTATACTGaatatgttattattgttgtaaTATGTTGAATTGTATGATCATATATATAATGTAAATTTTTTTATTACATTGTTAATATAAGGTAATTCCTATGGAATAATGGGTGATAAATTGAATATTTAGGCTTGAGAATGTGAATATATGGAAGATACATAGCCAAGCAAAAATAGTTGGGACAATAATAACACTTGGAGGTGCAATGGTAATGACACTTGTTGGAGGACCTACAATTGGATTGCCATGGACCAAACATTCTTCTACTGCTACAACTAGTGTTGCTTCTCCTACTGAGCTAAATCCTGTTAAGGGTGCTCTCTTCATTTTAGTTGGTTGTTTTTGCTGGGCTTGCTTTTATAATCTTCAGGTATATACTACACTTTCCCTTTTCTCCTGTATATGTTACGTTGCTCGAACTCTTCAAAAATATTATCGGATACGTGCATGCGGATCCTTTAAAGTAGTGTACTTTTCAGAGAATCCGATACGGATACGATAATATTTTTGGATAGTATGACAACAATCTTTTTCTatcaatgcttgtccttttaatTAGGGTTTAATTTATGTATAATGACAGTAGTAAAAGAACTTTTATAATATCAACGCCTGCGATATGATTACACGTAACCGTCCATCGTATGTAAGATTAGTAACATGGAAACTAAGACAAGTATTATGCTACATACAATAGGTAAAAATACATTGAGAGTGTTAAAATTatttacattattagtatatacTATAAGTCAAAATAATGCATTTTGGAGGATCCGATACGAATACGACAATATTTTTTAAGAGTCGGAGTAACAGAGTGTTTTAAAGTTTTCTCTaccacttaaactaaaaatagccggtAAAGATATAATATAAGCATTATTTATGTATTTTACATGTGTATAATCTATGTATGTGACTaggaaaaataaacaattaatatGACagactatttgtgtaaagatcccttTAATTGAAGAATACTGACAGTAGTAACAGAACTTTTACAGTATCAGTCACCTAAGAGATAACTACAAGTAACAGTTCATAATAAGTGCGGTTAGTAACATGAAAAGTAAGGCAAGTAACATGCTACAATAGGTAAAAATATATTGAAAGCGTTAAAACTATTTAACACCGTAATATATAGAAGTTAAATTCGTTCTAATTAACGTCTATACATGACGACTCTGATGTCTAATCAAATACCATCACATAAAATGAAACAGATGATTACATTGAAGGCATACCCAGCAGGACTGTCCCTCACTTCTTTAATATGTATGGCTGGGGCTTTACAAGGCACTGCACTTACACTTGTGGTTGAAAGAGGAAATTCTGCAGTCTGGTCTATTCAATGGGGCAGTAGTAAATTAATTGCATCTGTTTATTGTGTAagttttttgaaaattattaATTCATTTTTTTATTACTAATTATACTGAATTATTATTCTTGTTATCAGATATATAATATAGTCATTATTTTACCTGCAGGGAATTGTGAATTCTGGAATTGGCTATTATGTTTCGGGATTAATAATGAACGTCAAAGGACCAGTTTTTGTCACTGCTTTTAATCCTCTCAATATGGTTATTGTTGCAATTTTGGGTTCATTCATTTTATCAGAGCAACTTAACTTGGGAAggtaattttaataattatttgccTTCTTTTTGCTTCTTTTTATGGATTTAAGTTATATGCACTAATACCTTTTTATATTATCCGTCTAATTTAACATATGATAGTATGTTAATTACGATTTTTATCAGGTTACCAATAATATTTATCTTAAATATATTTATGTAATTACAAATGATATGTTATGTAAATATTGTTTATATTGAAAGAAAGATGGTTTTTGAAATTCATTAGCTGCCCGCCCAACACTTAcactcaatatatatatatatacacacatcaTGTATAATAAGTGTATAACCTATGTATACCGGCTAGAAAAAGCAAACAGTGAATTCAGCCGGCTATTTATGCGAAAATCCCTGACATTTGGTGTTGCTTGAATGTAGGGTTGTTGGAGCTGCTGTTATTGTAATTGGATTATACCTAGTAATATGGGGTACGACCAAGGAACAAAAATCCTCAAAAATATTGAGCACTAATGAAGAAGTTGAACAAGTTGACAAAGAACTACCTGAGATAAAATCTTCAAATCAGGCAGTAATGGGAGATGAATCTGTTTAAGATCATGTTTGTACTCTATTATCGTTGCGAAAATGTATCACGTCAGGATCTCTTATCTAAACCTAAtcacaaaattgaaaaatattagaGTATGAATACTATACTAGGCTTACAGTCTAGTGGTGTTGGTTCGATCTCCCACTCTATAGATGTCAGTATAATTTTTATCTGTTTTTCCCCCCTGATCTTCTAATGTAATAAATTTTGTTTTATATATTAAGAAAACAAGTTGAGCACGCCTAGCTAGAGGCTGAGTTTTAGTATAATGATCAAGTTCCAATTACAGAGGATATATGCTACTTTTAGTTTTCCTTTCTTACTATATTTCTCTTTTGTCATCTAATTTAACGCCGTTTAAAATTTGTTATGTTAACTTCCGATTGACACTTGATTATTTCGATCCTATAATATATGTATAGCAAGTGAAACATCATCGTTGCTCTTTATATTCTGTTGAAGAATATATCCGATTTTTTAATGCAGATGCACATAAAGAACAAATTCCAAATGACAAACAAACAAGTTATGCATGGCGAGCAAAAGTAATTGGACATTACGAACTATTGCTATctcattaataaaataaaatatttcctAACAACTTGTCACAAATAGTATAATAATACAACAAATTAAAACAGAAAGCAAAACTAAAAAGACGAAAAGAAATCGTATATATATACAACCTAAACAACATATATGAAGCTGCCTACGCAACTGTATTCTCTAGCTAAATATGTGTCATAAATTTATATTGTTCGAATTCTTTAAAAATATTGTCAGATGTATATCAAATCTTCcaaaattaatatatttttgaagGATCTAAAACGTACTAGGTACATTTTTGAGAAGTCGAACAATATAGGCGTCTAACACACAAACGAAGTGTTTGTTGTATGCACATGGATATGACCCTATTGCTTGGATGCTTTTTGTTTCTTCCTCCCCTTGGTTTGTCTTGCGTACTATGATTTTTCTTTCTGAGCGAGACTTCTTTGCTTGTACATATGTCTACATCATCGCGTTATATGACTTAGAAATAGTTGCCTATACTAAACCTGATTTAGTAACCTAAAACATGTAATCAATGACATCttatgttacatctcgcattttcacATTAAaaatttcgtcttcagttaattaacGTAGACTCGggaatgagatcatcttgacattaacgtatttacgctattaTAATaaacgataaataagtgttatgaaggataaatgggtacataaattaaagaaaacgaatttcgttgaaagtgaccaatttggaataaaatacgggtcgaacgataatacccgataattgtgaactagtaccatgcgaggtaccatatgaccacggtagtataatgtataaagtatatataaagtatattaaaaataagtagaattttaagcaatttatggtaatttttaaattatgcgggtaattgattaattaccggataacgggacatacccagttaactaataagtgaataaatTATACCCCAAAACGTGGCATACAACCACAATGGCTAAACAACAATGACTCTTGGTCATTATTGCCATGTGGCTACCTAAGGGTAAAATTAAAACCTAACCAAGATAAGACTTAATCTCATTAGGATCAGGACTTAAGACATCCTTGAACCATTAATGTATCATTTTAGTTCAAAAACGTTAAGAGAGCAGAAGCTTCAGTTCGTGCAATTAATTCCATCAAAATAATTCAAAGAAGCAGTAGCTTATTTTCGTTCAGGATACTTCAGCGTAATTCCATAAAAATTTTGCGGTTacaaaagagtacggtgcaatcttcgccaagaatattatacagatttttttctactccaggtatgttacggccatctttttttcttttggcatggtccaaattatactgaagaaacgagcaaacgcacagtttccataaatttctctattcatagagatattaggggtgtctatattcttgattccccatgagaattattattatcttctattcatgggtctcagaataatacgcagttgaaaaagtttatccggaaggaatattgagatttttacgtatttttcatgcatttcacccatttatagaTGTACATTGATCCacgaccagatgacgttatatacgcgtatatatgtaaatatatgtatatgggatatggaaaaagctTACGGCGTtacatacgcaccaccacctcatcagctggtatatattgatgatgttgcccacggtgaccgagacgatatgatgggatgcccttagtggcttgatgatataatgtacacccatacctatgcatggaacgacatttatatgcacgtgcataacattataaatgttttagaatttacaaagttattcagatttaaatatgtgtttctatattccatgtttcatctatgtcttttacgtactaattttcatgccttacatactcagtacatttttcgtactgacgccctatttcacgaggcctgcatttcatgcccgcaggtgcatgTAAGCAAGCTGACGGtctcccttcttaggatccctgatcaacgagagttggcgtgctccacttgatccggagctgcttttgattttggtacgatgtgtttttatatatatatatatgtatgacgtggctcagtcccgtctttatacagttatgtttccattagaagtctgtagacagtatgtctagttgggttgtatgtggccttgtcggctttcagttattggatgtatagttgtctatagcagccttgccggctcgcccactgtattctgcatgtatatgtacatatgccttgttggaaggtttccttcatgtatgttatcttcgtaattcagcagatgttatacaggttcatatcctaGACACATGCTTAgagaggtgtttgataggtaggacttaggcacccgtcgcggcccatcggtttgggtcgtgacaaaagtggtatcagagcagttctgtcctagggttgtctacagaccgtgtgtagtagagtcttgtttatgggtgtgttgtgcaccacacttagatcgtgcgatacaataactcatgttcctaacgatatgttatattttcagcaatgcctccaaagagtatgaccgcccagaagggaaagcccgtggctggtgagactactagtcgagcgccacgagttaccagggctcggggagagtctcatggtgaggttctatctcagacttcacataccccgccctttccagaagagctccgagAGGCACCAGCTCCAGCGTCTGCCCCTATACATTCAACACCTCAGTCAGATacaccgggtcaggagatgagagatgttatccagctattaacccgattagtagccgcacaggctcggcatcaggaaataggtattggtcatgcagataggtccgtcAGTGCGAGGGTTAGTGACTTCATcaatttagaccctccggtattcactggGGCAGATCcgaatgaggaccctcaggtatttattgatagagtgcagaggacgtTACGGGTAATGAAGGTCACTACGattgagtcagttgagctagcttcctatatactccgagatgttgcagttaattggtatgagtcttgggaattgtccagaggtgaggatgcccctccagcagtGTAACatgagtttacagaagcttttcttcgtcattatatgccaccagagcttagacgggccagagttgataggttcttgacccttcggtagggtaacatgagtgttcaggGGTACaatcttcagtttgattcgttgtctAGGTATgcacccactattgtatctaaggtGGAGGATTGGGTTCACAAGTTCGTGATGGAATtcgagcctcacttgcttaacgattgtatgtcggtctcacttcagctAGACATGGATaattctcgtattcaggcatacactcagggtgtagaggagcgtaaacaaAAATAGAGGGCCGATCGAGATTTTATTGTTCCATATATTCAGGGTCTGGTAagaatttcagggcctcaggttctcagtataggggtgagtctaATCAGATGAGGCCGCCCGTGCTGcgatgtactcaatgtggtaagcaacaTATCGGGCAATACCATATGGGATTAGGTGtctgttatacttgtggttatccaggccacattatgagggattgtccgatgagaggtgatgcaagcatagctcagccagcgggATCTGTAGCTAGTTCATCATAATCAGTATGCCCCCCTAGGCAAGGtccacaagcaccaatgagtcgtagTAGAGGTAGAGGCAGATTATCTAGCTTGAGCAACCCTAAGAACCAcatttatgcattggcaggacgacatgaccaggagtcatcgcctgatgttgttataggtatattatcagtccCCTCATATGaagtatatgcactgattgacctaggttccaccttatcatacgtgattccgttggttgctagtaagtttgaaataaaacctgaattggttaaaccttttgaggtgtctacacctgttggggactcaatgatagctaagcaagtatataggggttgtataatagtagttcatggtcaatctaccgtagcagacttaatcgagttagatatggtagaatttgatgttataatgggtatggattggttagcttcttgtcatgccaacgttgattgtagatcaaagatagtccgatttcaatttccagggaagcctgttttggagtggaaaggtaatacgacatcgccgagaggaagattcatttcctatctcaaggcaaggaagatgatcagaaagggccgtatttatcacttagttcaggttcaggatatggaagtggagtcaccaaccattcagtccatcctagTGATTAATGATTTTCCCGATGAACTTTCGGGTCTTCCAGAGCGAGAAtttgagtttgctattgacctactactagatactcatccaatatctattcctccctatagaatgacccccacagagctgaaagagttgaaagaacaactaaaggacttgcttgaaaaaggctttatcagacctagtacatcaccgtgaggagcacctgtgttatttgtgaggaagaaatatggttccttacggatgtgtattgattatagacagttgaataaggtgacgatcaagaataagtacccgctcccgaggattgacgatttatttgctcagttgcaaggtgccaagtatttttcaaaaatagacttgaggtctgggtaccatcaggtaaggggtAAGggggaagatattccgaagacaacatttagAACCAGATACAGGCACTTCGAGTTTCGTGTTATGTtgttcggtttgaccaatgccccagtagtattcatggatttgatgaaccgtgtgttcagaccctttttagatctattcgtaattgtatttatcgatgatatattggtgtattctcgttcagaggctgagcatgaaGATCATTTGCGTACTGTGCTAAAAATTCTACatgaagggaagttgtatgcaaaattttctaaatgtgaattctggttgaactctgtagctttccttgggcatgtcatttcgggtgaaggcatccgagTGGATAcataaaagattgaggcagtaaagacttggcctagacccacaacaccgacagaggttcgtagctttcttggtttggcaggttattacaggagatttgtagaggaattttcttccctttcagcacctttgacaaggttgactcagaagggagcaaagtttcaatggactgatgcttgtgaacggagtttccaggcattaaaggacagattaacttcaacACTGGTTCTAATGCTCCCAGAAGGGACCAatggttatgtgatctattgtgacacttcaggcattggattgggttgtgtgctgatgcagcatggtaaggttgtagcttatgcttctatacaactaagaaagcacgagaagaactacccgacccacgatttagagttagctccagtgattcatgcactaaagatgtggaggcactacttgtatggcattcatgttgatatctatacggatcataagagcctccaatatatcttcaagcaaaaggaattgaatatACATCAAAAGAGATGGTTGGAgatacttaaagactatgacgttgatattttataccatccggggaaggtgAACGTAGTAGCCGATGCCCTCAGCCGTAAATCTATAGGTAGCCTATCgtatttacagccagaaaagagTGGAATAGcctatgaggttcatcagctagctagtct comes from the Nicotiana sylvestris chromosome 4, ASM39365v2, whole genome shotgun sequence genome and includes:
- the LOC104244629 gene encoding WAT1-related protein At2g39510, which codes for MSTSTKECLIKFLKEAKPYLAVIFLQFGYAGSAIIAKSALNHGMSHYTFAVYRNAFAAVVFAPFAALFERKIRPKMTFSIFWKIMLLGLLEPVIDQNLYYAGMKFTTATFATAMCNVLPAITFLLAWILRLENVNIWKIHSQAKIVGTIITLGGAMVMTLVGGPTIGLPWTKHSSTATTSVASPTELNPVKGALFILVGCFCWACFYNLQMITLKAYPAGLSLTSLICMAGALQGTALTLVVERGNSAVWSIQWGSSKLIASVYCGIVNSGIGYYVSGLIMNVKGPVFVTAFNPLNMVIVAILGSFILSEQLNLGRVVGAAVIVIGLYLVIWGTTKEQKSSKILSTNEEVEQVDKELPEIKSSNQAVMGDESV